The nucleotide window AGTACACATTAGGCCCGAGGGCCAGACCAACGTGGAGGCTTCAGCTGCACAGATGGTCTGTCTAGACCTGTCTCTGGTCATTCAACGTCGGCCGACTGTTCTGCAGGCAAAAGAAACAATAAGCCGTCTCCGGGACAAGGGAAAATGTAGCAAATCACAGCCTGATCCCTATGGCATGGTCCATGCCAAATGATAAACATAGGTGTCGCAATCCTGGTTGTGAAGCAAGGTCGGTGTGTCATCTCTTCTTTGGTAGCTCCGGCCCGATGTTCAGGGGTGTCTGTTTACCTGTGTCATTGGCCATGAAGCAATGGAGCTACCTCCTGCGCTGACGATAGGTTGACAGCTGTTGAttgtaaaaaaaaaaattggTGAGACGCGGCCAGAAATTTGCGACCTTTCGCATTTGAACTTGGCATGTGTGGCTGGCTACTAATTGTGTCGTTTATCTGCCGCAGTCCCGTCAATGGCTTGAGCTGTGTAACCTACAGAGGTGTTGTTGGATTACAGGGTGCTACTTTCCCTCCCTTCAGTGTGGACTCTTGTCCTCGTGGCCGAGTTCCCACAACCCATCCTTCTGACGCGCGCGTGGTTGGGCAGACCATCATCATGGACCGCTTGTGTTAGGTCTACGTTACACCCGCGTGTGTTGGAGCCGGCATCCGGACATGCCCAGAGCGCACTTGCTGCAGTGAAAGCGCCAATGATGTGCCTAGAAGTTGAGATTGCAAGCTCGATGCGAGATGACAGTCAGTTGAGACCTGATGGCGTGCCTATACCAAAATGCATGGGATGGGGTGCTGACAAGCATCACACTTCGTCCTGTGAGCCCGGGCAGACATGGCTGTTGCCGCTCGACGAGAAGGCTGCGTTTAATCAATCGCCCATGTTGTGGGAACTAGTGAGCGGCGTCGGAAAGGAGTATCCGACGTCTGGGACATATGTGGCGGTAGGAAGAATGGCAGTGGTTGAGACGAGACGGCAGGTGTAGGGTGAAGCAGTGCAAGGCCGGATGCATCTTGAAGCCGAGGAGGCAAGGGGCGAGCCAGCCAGGCTCTGGGAGGGTGAATAACAAACTCCCGAGACCGAGACTACTGGAATTAGAAATCAACGTCGTAGGCCTCTCCGATTGTTGGCCCTCTCTGCTTAAACCCGGCAGGCCGGAGCCAAGAAAGGTGAGCAAGACGGGTGTGGGTGGGAATGGGGTGAGAGTGTGAGGGAGCAGAGGTGTGAGCGTGCGTATGTCTAAGTCTACATCACCTATGTATGTGTACGTTGAAAGAGGGTAACTAGCGCACCGAAGCATTGGAAAGCAGGTATCATGTAATTTTTTTTTGTAGGGGTGTCCGGTGGACATTGCATGCACGGTCACTTTCGAACGCAGTGTACATGGTGCGGAAGGAGGATGAGCGAAGGGTGAACCAACTGATCCGTATCTGCATCGGCGATTAtctggaggaggggatgaAGGAAGAgggccgaagaagaggagcatgaagaaaaagaaaagaaaaccagTAGATTCAcggatgggggaggggaaggggaggtcAGTCCATCGGAGTCATCCCCGCAGCCAATCACGAGGGCAATCCCTTTCGGAATATATTCCGACATGTAGCGCATCAGCCACTGGCTGATTGGCAATCTTCCCTGTCTAGGTACTGACGGATAGACATGTCCTGCCAACAGTCGACATCCGACCTGGTCATGGTCTTGTCTATGTTTTCTTCGTCCTTCTCTGCCGCCCACAACGCCTGCATGAGGTACAGCTGCAGTACCTTAGCCTTGCGACTCCTAAGCCGAATGGCGTCTCATGCTATCGGATTCTTTCTCGTTGACTGGCTACTCGGACCCTATGCCATACCGTATCTCTCGTAACCACGCCCTCTCGCTCCTTAGCCGTCTGATCTCTTCGCCCGCCCTCCGCCGTTTCCTCATGGCCTCATCGGTGCACCCGTTTTTCTCGGGCACCCACCGCCCCCTGGAAGCAAAAGCAAAATGCCCGGTTGCATGTCTGCATAGGATTCGCCCCTCCCCAGCTCCCGCCCGCGTGCGATTCCCCTCCTCGTCTTGGTCCAGACCATGATACTCCAGCCATGACAACCACCGAGCCTCGCCCCGCCCTATTGAACGATATGCTGGCCGGCCGCGCATGCCTCATACACGTTTAGAGCATGGTAAGTTTGATTTTGGATCTGCCGCCTGGAACATCTACCAAAGTCACCCCCAGTGCTATCGTCACGCCTTGGGTGGGCAGTCACCTTCTGTTGCTCTCCATGCGGATAAGCCGACCCATCATGCCCATCTCGCATGCCCATACCCTTTCCTAACAACCACCAGGGTCTGGACAAATATgccctcgcccgcccccCAGTTCTTCGTTATCGCCTGTTAAACCCTGGTTTCTTTGCTGTCCGCAAACTTCTACAGTGTTTAACTTCGGACTTATGCCCGTACGAGAACAATTGGACCGGACTCATGCTCTCTGGCCGAACACGATCTCCATCCCATCCACCACGTCGCATCCATCCTGacccatcatcatcacttCTTAGTAGTCAAGCCTGTCTGCCAGGAAGCCAATATAGCTCCTGCGAGGACCCTGATTTTGAGTTTGTTTCCGCAGCACCAACCCGAAATCACATTCTGGGCGGCCCGCTCCTGGAGTCTGCCATCCCATATTTGTACGACTCTCACCTACGGCCGCGGTTCAGCCCAATAACGCAAGTCAGCTAACATCCATCCGTCAGGAATCAAATGGCTCAGTCAGGCTATCCCGGCCCAGCCCCGCTGGTCGAGGCACGACACATGTCCCTGTCTCTTTATGACATATCACTGCCGGAGCAGACGCCCTTCTTGTCGCCCGCCAACGACTACCATCTCTGTCAGCAGTGGCCAGGGCACGATTTTCAAATTTTTGAGCCAGCGTTCTCTCCCGGCAACCCTGTAGGACCGATGGATTCGGTTCATTGGGAAGGGGAACGACAGAGCCATCAGTCGTCGGAGACGACCAtaacgacgacgccgggtTACTCGGTTGTTGGCTGGGCGCCGCGGTCCGACGACTGGTCCTCGTACCAAGAGCTTCAGCAAAATCTCCAGCAACCGCGATCGGCCGTCTTCAGCCAGCCTCCGCAATGGCCAACACCGGCTGCCTCCCCCCTTGCCGTAGATGCAGCCTGGCAGCCTGCCACCAGTGGTCCAAGCAGACCAGAGCCAGACTCTAGGACCGCCACAACGAAGAAGAAAGTAACGATGTCGGCAAAAGAACTACCGGGGCCACATCGTCCACCGAAGGCACAGCATCGCACCAAGAGGTCACGCGTTGAAGCAGGCAGCGAACCCTCTCCCGTCACTCCGATTTCGTATGACGAAGACGCGGGGTGGGTCGAAGGCGACAACGAGGGCGAAGACAGCGATACCTCTCGGGCACTGCGAGGCCCggaaaggaagaagacaTATCGCGTCAAGAATCGAGCGGCCGCCAAGCGCTGCCGCGAGAAGACAAAGCAATATGAGATGGACCTATCCAACAAGGAAAAACAGGTCACACAGGAACGCGTGTACCTAGACGCTTGCGTGGCGGCGCTCAAGAACGAGGTGCTCACGCTTAGGAATCAGATTCTCGAGCATGGCAGCTGCGATTGCGAGATGATCCAGGGTTACATTGCGAGAACAGCCAGCAGTGTCGGCCACACCGGGCATAGAGTCCCCgcgatgctgccgccgtcggcatgaAGTTAGACACGGAAGCGACGTCCGATACCACATTGCTTTGGAGCGGTGCTGAGAGGAGGGCGTTCGGGACACCGGAGAGCATCAAAACGAGGCCAGCGGTATGTTCAGAGTCAGACATGTCGTCACCGAAAGACTTGCGGATGCGGATGACGTCTACTGTAAGATGTCAGTCAGCATTAAGCCGCCTCGTCTGGACTCGACGTGCCCAGTCGACTGAGTTTtgttctctctcctcctcctttccctCCACGGCCCCGCCTGTCTGCCGTATCCGTCTATTTCACAAACAGTTTCTCCACCTGCAGCATCGTCGAGAGACTTCGCTTGGATGACGGACCTTCGGCTGGTTAAGTCTGGCTGACTGTCGTCGTGGAAGCAGGTCGTATCCGTCGGCCGCGGACAGGACGCTGCAGTGGGGCGTCGAAAGACAGATAGGCCCGTTATTGGCCTGTTGTTTCTCGGGAGAGTCTCCAACAAATCAACAGCTAGTGAGACGGAGCACTGTAGCCTTTTGCTAAGCCTGGCAAGCAGCGCATCACATCCACCACCAGGATCTGGCAGGGCATTCCTACAGGCTACAGCGTGCAGGTACGGACGGATGCATTGCATGCATCCCATCTTCGGTGACTCGGCAGCCGACTCAAAGCATGTCGTAGTATCATCTTCACTATAtcatctccatcatcatTATCATCAgtcctccccctccccctcccttcttcgGAAAATCACAGGCCCTCGTCCTTCCCCTCGCGTGTACCTCGTCAGGTTTCTGCAGCCAGAGGGGATTACGAGAAAAGGTCGCGAGCAACCAAGCGctagggagggggggcctCTGACATCAACAGGCAGAGGGTGCCCCGATGTGCCAGCAAAGTTTCGATAGGCATGGCGGCGTCCAGCTGGCTTGCTGCGGCATCCTTGCCTTGCCGTAGCTGAACGGATGCCATAGCTACATGTTCCCAGCAGATGGGCTGGCCTGGCCACGGCCAGACGAGTCCATGGGGTTTGGACAACTTTGTAAGGCTTAACTTTAAGCCTTGATCGGtattttttgttttgttaTTTTCTTTTGGCATCGTGAGggccttttccctttttttttttttttccctttcttggGGTTTGTTGCTTAGTTCTGGTTTTCTTATTCTCGTCAGAGGGCCCGCTGTGTGAGCATTACGACGGCGCCGGAACAATCCGAGCTCCCCTCAgcccagcgccagcgccaacaCCAGCTCCAGCACCACCCAGCGACTGCTGCACCTGAGCGCGCAGGAGTCTGGCCTAAGAAAGCGCAGCAGCCATCGCTGGGGCGGCCTTATGGTCCATTTCGTCATACCCTTACCTCACAGGCCCCCAAAGTAGTTCCATCTGCGACCACCACATGCGGCAGCATCTCAACGTCTTCAGGACCGAATCGACAAAACCGACACGACGGGACAGTTTTTAAAGCAAAAACCTCGAAACTCGGGAACCACCCCGGCACACAAAAaaaagcagaagaagaagagagaaaaaaacgTCATGGCCGACAGGTCGGTAGTATGAGGCGCTCCGTTGTAGACAATCGAGACAATCCAAGCGAAGCGGGCGGATCTGCTGCTCTTGTGGTTGCGGCCCGCTCTGGCTCTGACTCCGGCTCTGGTTctgccctccctctctctcgatTCGTCCACCCGCGCGCCCGTTCCAATTACTGTCGGCGAGCGCGCTGATCACGCCGTCCCGGCTACTACACGTCTGCGCCTCCTATCACCAGTCCTTGGCGATCCTGGTCGCCTACCAGGCCTGCCCGTGGTCTTCCTGCGCTCAAGGTCACGATGAAACCTCAGCGAGAGATTCTACCCGCAGGCCCAacagcagccagcagcgcCTCATCAGAACGGGAGTCGACCCCGCAATCCGCCACCGGAACCGCCTCGAATGCGCCTAGACGCCGTCCCCAGACAAAGATTGCTTGCACTTCGTGTCGTCG belongs to Colletotrichum higginsianum IMI 349063 chromosome 5, whole genome shotgun sequence and includes:
- a CDS encoding basic region leucine zipper, which gives rise to MSLSLYDISLPEQTPFLSPANDYHLCQQWPGHDFQIFEPAFSPGNPVGPMDSVHWEGERQSHQSSETTITTTPGYSVVGWAPRSDDWSSYQELQQNLQQPRSAVFSQPPQWPTPAASPLAVDAAWQPATSGPSRPEPDSRTATTKKKVTMSAKELPGPHRPPKAQHRTKRSRVEAGSEPSPVTPISYDEDAGWVEGDNEGEDSDTSRALRGPERKKTYRVKNRAAAKRCREKTKQYEMDLSNKEKQVTQERVYLDACVAALKNEVLTLRNQILEHGSCDCEMIQGYIARTASSVGHTGHRVPAMLPPSA